CCCACCTGACAGAGTGGGGCGCCCGACCGGACCCCGAGGAAGACCCGCCATGCCGACCACGCCACCGCCCGTCCTCGTCGTCATGGGCGTCTCGGGCACGGGCAAGTCGACCGTCGCCGGGCTCCTCGCCGGCCATCTCGGCTGGCCGCTGGAGGAGGGCGACGACCTGCACCCCGAGGCCAACGTGGCCAAGATGGAGCAGGGCATCCCCCTCACCGACGACGACCGCTGGCCGTGGCTCGACACGATCGGGGCGTGGATCGACGAGCAGGGCCGCCGGGGCGAGCCCGGCATCATCACGTGCTCGGCGCTGAAGCGCGCCTACCGCGACCGGCTGCGTCGCCCCAACGTCGTCTTCGTCCACCTGGCCGGCACCCGCGACACGATCACGCGCCGGATGGCCGCCCGTTCGGGCCACTTCATGCCGCTCAGCCTCCTCGACTCCCAGCTCGCGACCCTGGAGGTCCCGGGCCCCGACGAGCAGGTGATCACGGTGAACCTCGGCGGCACGCCCCAGGAGGAGGTCGCCGTCGTCCTGTCCGCGCTGCCGGCGCTGACGCGCTAGGCGACCTTCAGGACGATCTTCCCGACGTTGTCGCCCGACTCGAGGGCCCGGTGCGCGTCGGCGACGTCGTCGAGCGCGTACGTGGTGAGCGGCGTCGGCCGGATCGTCCCGTCGGCGAGCAGCGGCCAGACCTCGGCGGCCACGTGGCGGCAGATGTCGGCCTTCTGGTCCAGCGGACGGCCGCGCAGGGAGATGGCGGCCACGGTGCCGCGCTTGGCCAGCAGCGCGCCGAGGTCGATCGTGCCGGTGCGTCCGCCCTGGAAACCGATCACGACCAGCCGGCCGTCGGGGGCCAGCAGGCCGACGTGGGCCTCGAGGTACTTGGCGCCCATGTTGTCGAGGACGACGTCCACACCGCGGCCGTCCGTGACGCCCCGGATCTGCGCGGCCCAGTCGTCGCGGTAGGAGAACGCGTGGTCGGCGCCGAGGTCGCGGCAGTGACCGAGCTTGGCCTCGCTGCCTGCGGTGGCGATCACGGTCGCGCCCAGCGCCTTCGCGTACTGGATGGCGAACGACCCGATCCCGCCCGCGCCGCCGTGCACCAGGAACGTCTCGCCCGAGGCCAGGTGCGCGTACGCCAGCGTCGACCAGACCGTCGCCGCGACCTCCAGCACGCCCGCTGCGTCGACGAGGTCGTAGCCCGGCGGCGGGGCGACGGCCTGGCCCGCCGGCACGACGACCTGCTCGGCGTACCCGCCGCCGGCCAGCAGGGCGACGCACGGCTGCCCGACCTCCAGCCCGTCGACGTCCGGCCCCAGCGCCGTCACGTGGCCCGACACCTCGAGCCCGATCGTCTCGCTCGCCCCGGGCGGCGGCGGGTAGTGGCCCTCGCGCTGCATGAGGTCGGCCCGGTTCACCCCGGCGGCGACGACGGTGACGAGCACCTCGCCTGGCCCCGGCTCGGGCGCGGGGACGTCCTCCACCCGCAGGACGTCGGGACCACCGGGCTCAGCGACGACGACAGCACGCACGCCGTCAGCCTGCCACTAGGGTGATGCCCCGGGCGGGGTCGCATAGTGGACGAGTGCAGACGCCTTGAAAGCGTCCGAGCGGGAGACCGCTCCGTGGGTTCGAATCCCACCTCCGCCGCCTGACCGCCCTCAGCGGGCGACGAGCCCGCGGACGTACGCCGCCACCTCGCCGGGCGCCTGCTCGGCCATGAAGTGCCCCGCCTGGATCGGCTGGAACGTGAGGTTCGGCGCCCAGGCGCCCCAGAGCGCGGCGGCGTCGAAGCCCAGCTGGCCGCCCCAGTCCTGCGACAGGACACCGACCGGCATCGTGAGCTGGCGACCGGCCGCGCGGTCGGCCCGGTCGTGGTCGAGGTCGATGCCCGCGGAGGCCCGGTAGTCGGCGACGATCGACGGCACCGCCGCCGCGGACGCCGCCAGGTAGTGACGGCGTACGTCCGCCGGGATCGTCGCGTCGTCGGTGCCCCACGCGTCGAGGAACGAGGCGAAGAAGCGGTCGGCGGTCGCCTCGATCATCGCCTCGGGCAGCCCCGGCGGCTGGGCCATCAGGTAGAGGTGCCAGGCCACCGCCGCCTGGACGCCGTGGAGCACGTCCCACATGTCCAGGGTCGGCAGGACGTCCAGGACCCCGAGGTGGGTGACGACGTCCGGGTGGTCGAGCCCGGCGCGGACCGCGACGAGGGCGCCCCGGTCGTGGCCCACGAGCGCGAAGCGGGCGTGGCCGAGGGCGGCGGCGACGGCCACCACGTCGGCCGCCATCGTCCGCTTGGCGTAGACGTCCGGGCCGGTCGCCGCCGGCTTGTCGCTCGCGCCGTAGCCCCGCAGGTCGGGGCACACCACGGTGAAGTCCGCGGCGAGCTCGCGGGCGACGTGACGCCACATCAGGTGGGTCTGCGGGAAGCCGTGGAGCAGCACCACCGGGGGCCCGGAGCCGCCGACGGCGACGGAGAGCTCGACGCCGTCGGCACCGCGGATGCGCT
The window above is part of the Microlunatus antarcticus genome. Proteins encoded here:
- a CDS encoding gluconokinase; amino-acid sequence: MPTTPPPVLVVMGVSGTGKSTVAGLLAGHLGWPLEEGDDLHPEANVAKMEQGIPLTDDDRWPWLDTIGAWIDEQGRRGEPGIITCSALKRAYRDRLRRPNVVFVHLAGTRDTITRRMAARSGHFMPLSLLDSQLATLEVPGPDEQVITVNLGGTPQEEVAVVLSALPALTR
- a CDS encoding NAD(P)H-quinone oxidoreductase, with the translated sequence MRAVVVAEPGGPDVLRVEDVPAPEPGPGEVLVTVVAAGVNRADLMQREGHYPPPPGASETIGLEVSGHVTALGPDVDGLEVGQPCVALLAGGGYAEQVVVPAGQAVAPPPGYDLVDAAGVLEVAATVWSTLAYAHLASGETFLVHGGAGGIGSFAIQYAKALGATVIATAGSEAKLGHCRDLGADHAFSYRDDWAAQIRGVTDGRGVDVVLDNMGAKYLEAHVGLLAPDGRLVVIGFQGGRTGTIDLGALLAKRGTVAAISLRGRPLDQKADICRHVAAEVWPLLADGTIRPTPLTTYALDDVADAHRALESGDNVGKIVLKVA
- a CDS encoding alpha/beta fold hydrolase; amino-acid sequence: MSDLTTSDLTIDSFDHQRIRGADGVELSVAVGGSGPPVVLLHGFPQTHLMWRHVARELAADFTVVCPDLRGYGASDKPAATGPDVYAKRTMAADVVAVAAALGHARFALVGHDRGALVAVRAGLDHPDVVTHLGVLDVLPTLDMWDVLHGVQAAVAWHLYLMAQPPGLPEAMIEATADRFFASFLDAWGTDDATIPADVRRHYLAASAAAVPSIVADYRASAGIDLDHDRADRAAGRQLTMPVGVLSQDWGGQLGFDAAALWGAWAPNLTFQPIQAGHFMAEQAPGEVAAYVRGLVAR